A window of Haliscomenobacter hydrossis DSM 1100 contains these coding sequences:
- the eat gene encoding ethanolamine permease, with protein sequence MPNTTLKRALSPIHLWAIAVGLVISGEYFGWNYGWGAAGTVGFLIATVIVTILYITFIFSFTELTTSIPHSGGPFEYSRRALGPFGGLVAGYATLIEFLFATPAIAFALGSYLHFLDPFFDELYTAIACYLIFSFINYLGIKESAVFTLVVTLLAVAELLLFIGIVSPHFRMERFMYDSMPHGYLGIFAALPFAIWFYLAIEGVAMVAEESKDPHRTIPIGYISGIATLAFLAIGIMVVSGGITDWHRLANIDYPLPEAIGIVMGKDSSLTKLFAGIGLFGLIASFHSIILGYSRQLFALARGGYLPRGLARIHPRFHTPHVALIVGGIVGIIAVCSGTTQQLIVLSALGAVVMYVMSMVSLFVLRRKEPDLERPFRAPFYPIFPAIALFLSVICLLAIVVYNFWLSVLFFVLLGAVMGLFVGMGMHRKLL encoded by the coding sequence ATGCCCAACACCACCCTCAAACGCGCCCTCTCCCCTATTCACCTCTGGGCCATTGCCGTCGGCCTGGTCATTTCCGGCGAATACTTCGGCTGGAACTACGGCTGGGGTGCAGCGGGTACGGTCGGATTTCTGATTGCCACAGTCATTGTCACGATCCTATACATCACTTTCATTTTCAGCTTCACAGAACTGACCACCTCAATTCCTCATTCCGGAGGGCCCTTTGAGTACTCGCGCCGCGCCCTGGGGCCATTTGGCGGACTGGTCGCCGGGTATGCCACCTTGATCGAATTTTTGTTCGCTACCCCGGCCATCGCCTTTGCGCTGGGGAGCTATTTGCATTTTTTGGATCCATTTTTTGATGAGTTGTACACTGCCATTGCTTGTTATCTGATTTTTTCCTTCATCAATTATTTGGGTATCAAGGAGTCAGCGGTATTTACCCTCGTTGTCACCTTGTTGGCTGTTGCTGAATTGTTGTTGTTCATTGGCATTGTCTCGCCACATTTCCGTATGGAGCGCTTTATGTACGACAGCATGCCCCACGGTTACCTGGGTATCTTTGCAGCCTTGCCTTTTGCCATCTGGTTCTATCTGGCCATTGAAGGAGTGGCCATGGTGGCTGAAGAAAGTAAAGATCCCCATCGCACCATCCCGATTGGTTATATTTCGGGTATTGCCACTTTGGCCTTCCTGGCCATTGGCATCATGGTGGTCAGCGGTGGAATTACGGACTGGCATCGGCTCGCCAACATTGATTATCCCTTGCCTGAGGCCATTGGCATCGTGATGGGCAAAGACAGCAGCCTGACCAAACTCTTTGCAGGCATTGGGTTGTTTGGGCTGATCGCGTCTTTTCACAGCATCATTTTAGGGTATTCCCGGCAATTGTTTGCGTTGGCGCGTGGGGGCTATTTACCCCGGGGTTTGGCGCGTATTCACCCCCGTTTTCACACGCCGCATGTTGCACTGATTGTGGGGGGAATTGTGGGCATCATCGCAGTGTGTTCGGGTACCACCCAGCAGTTGATTGTCCTTTCTGCTTTAGGAGCGGTGGTGATGTACGTGATGAGTATGGTCAGTTTGTTTGTATTGCGGCGAAAAGAACCCGATCTGGAGCGGCCTTTCCGGGCACCATTTTATCCTATTTTTCCAGCCATTGCGCTGTTTTTGTCGGTCATTTGTTTACTGGCAATAGTAGTGTATAATTTTTGGCTGAGCGTTCTGTTTTTTGTATTACTGGGCGCAGTGATGGGCTTATTTGTAGGGATGGGAATGCATCGAAAATTGTTATAA
- a CDS encoding thioredoxin family protein yields MNRFAFFVLLLGMGVGLVAQENAAGIAFQQGDFQAMLDKAKAENKLIFMDVYTTWCGPCKMLDKNTFSDAQVGNKFNAGFVNYKLDAEKGEGISLARKYGVRAYPNMLFINGQGELVHRVVGYRPAEELLKEGEAATQIAATMKPLSWFDENYAAKKTDKGFMQAYVTQLKMANKDNSKVVGEYFALLTPAEKVGEDAVKLAADNLTQLEGPAYELLSGIMKEAAKHPRAVLQVAYSSLMQVKSSTFQKALLTKDRKLLDKLIQVSKDTDGPAAAAQIEQYEMEFAKANGDMSLVRKTTEQKAGTFMKYTKEELAKMDREQYALFKKQAQLEGVDSTDSQYKMMQEMMQSAATKGTAMELNNLAYSYVESMTDKADWTKALAWSARSLELDRNAYYLDTYASLLYKLGRKAEAIKIATEALEKANPEQKEGFMENLDKMKKGTF; encoded by the coding sequence ATGAATCGTTTTGCATTTTTCGTTTTGTTGCTGGGGATGGGCGTAGGACTTGTGGCCCAGGAAAATGCGGCTGGTATCGCCTTTCAGCAAGGCGACTTTCAAGCGATGCTCGACAAAGCTAAAGCCGAGAATAAACTCATTTTTATGGATGTATACACTACTTGGTGTGGCCCATGTAAAATGTTGGACAAAAATACTTTTTCAGATGCTCAGGTGGGGAATAAATTCAACGCTGGTTTTGTGAACTACAAACTAGACGCTGAAAAAGGTGAAGGCATCAGCCTGGCTCGGAAGTACGGCGTAAGGGCTTATCCGAATATGTTGTTCATCAACGGACAAGGAGAATTGGTGCACCGCGTAGTAGGTTATCGCCCGGCCGAGGAATTGCTCAAGGAGGGAGAAGCTGCTACACAGATTGCTGCAACGATGAAGCCCCTGTCCTGGTTTGATGAAAATTATGCCGCCAAGAAGACCGACAAAGGTTTTATGCAAGCCTACGTGACGCAGCTCAAAATGGCCAACAAAGACAATTCCAAGGTAGTAGGCGAGTATTTTGCTTTGCTCACGCCAGCTGAAAAAGTCGGTGAAGACGCAGTAAAACTCGCTGCCGATAACCTCACTCAGCTGGAAGGTCCTGCTTATGAGTTGCTGTCTGGAATCATGAAGGAAGCTGCTAAACACCCTCGGGCGGTATTGCAGGTGGCTTACTCGAGCCTAATGCAAGTGAAATCATCGACTTTCCAAAAAGCGTTGCTGACCAAAGACCGTAAATTGCTGGACAAACTCATTCAGGTGAGTAAAGATACCGATGGTCCTGCCGCCGCCGCACAGATCGAACAGTACGAAATGGAGTTTGCCAAAGCCAATGGTGACATGAGTTTGGTGCGCAAAACGACCGAACAGAAGGCCGGAACCTTCATGAAATATACCAAAGAGGAATTGGCCAAAATGGATCGTGAACAATACGCGCTCTTTAAAAAACAGGCCCAATTGGAAGGCGTAGATTCCACCGATAGCCAGTACAAAATGATGCAGGAGATGATGCAGAGCGCAGCTACGAAGGGTACCGCTATGGAGCTGAACAATCTGGCTTACAGTTATGTAGAAAGTATGACCGACAAAGCGGACTGGACAAAGGCCCTGGCTTGGTCGGCGCGTTCTCTGGAACTTGACCGTAATGCTTATTACCTGGATACCTACGCCAGTCTGCTCTATAAGTTGGGCAGAAAAGCGGAAGCCATCAAAATTGCTACCGAGGCGCTGGAAAAAGCCAATCCTGAACAGAAGGAAGGTTTTATGGAGAATCTGGACAAGATGAAAAAAGGGACGTTTTGA
- a CDS encoding phage tail protein: MAEYPLPKFHFQVDWGGAKLSFTEVTGLSMEQEVIEYRHSDSKAFSKIKMPGLRKFSNLTMKRGTFQGDFDFYNWLSEIQTDRANTRRDVVIRLLNELHEPVATWKAERCFPTKVQASDLKADGNEVAIESIEIAIESLSLVK, from the coding sequence ATGGCAGAATATCCTCTCCCCAAGTTTCATTTCCAGGTTGACTGGGGTGGTGCAAAACTCAGCTTCACAGAAGTCACTGGCCTGTCAATGGAACAGGAGGTCATCGAATACCGTCACAGCGACAGCAAGGCATTTTCAAAAATCAAAATGCCGGGCTTGCGCAAATTCAGCAACCTCACCATGAAACGCGGTACCTTTCAAGGTGATTTTGATTTTTACAACTGGCTCAGCGAAATCCAGACTGACCGGGCGAACACTCGTCGGGATGTGGTGATCCGTCTGCTCAATGAGTTGCACGAGCCAGTGGCTACCTGGAAAGCTGAGCGCTGCTTTCCTACTAAGGTGCAGGCCAGCGATCTTAAGGCAGACGGCAATGAAGTCGCCATCGAATCCATCGAAATCGCCATCGAAAGCCTGAGCCTGGTCAAATAG
- a CDS encoding DUF4255 domain-containing protein, with protein sequence MLIHALQIIRQELNTHLDSFGKTDDDQVQLGNISQIEIPDQGELSSLKNRIVITLVNVREEKTLKNSPFVRRNDVTLKAEYFNPPVFLNLYLLISASQSSYANSLIFLTRIVTFFQSKNVFTNQNTLPITDDTLVPPTERMEEFKLIMDLFSPSFEEWNHIWGTLGGKQLPALLYVARLVEVKAATVDKYGGLIQEIDMNFSHEIKKF encoded by the coding sequence ATGCTGATACACGCCCTGCAAATCATCCGTCAAGAATTAAATACCCATTTGGATTCCTTTGGTAAAACCGATGACGATCAGGTTCAGTTGGGCAATATCTCCCAAATTGAAATCCCGGATCAAGGTGAACTAAGCTCCCTCAAGAACCGGATAGTCATAACCCTCGTTAACGTACGGGAGGAAAAAACCCTTAAAAACTCCCCATTTGTACGTAGAAATGATGTGACGCTGAAAGCGGAGTATTTTAATCCCCCGGTTTTCCTCAACCTTTACCTGCTGATCAGTGCCAGTCAGAGCAGCTATGCCAACTCTTTGATCTTCCTGACGAGGATAGTTACTTTTTTTCAGTCCAAAAATGTGTTTACCAATCAGAATACCTTGCCTATAACCGATGATACGTTGGTACCACCTACGGAAAGAATGGAGGAATTTAAATTGATCATGGATCTTTTTTCGCCTTCATTTGAAGAATGGAACCACATCTGGGGAACGCTGGGGGGAAAACAATTACCCGCCTTGCTATACGTAGCCCGGTTGGTGGAGGTGAAGGCCGCCACGGTTGACAAGTACGGAGGTCTGATTCAAGAAATCGATATGAATTTTAGTCATGAAATAAAAAAATTCTGA
- a CDS encoding DUF1569 domain-containing protein: MTLFDLADNQTIVARIQSLEPNTPNQWGKMNVAQMLAHCVQPMKIAFREVKSKRGLIGFLFGGMAKRKYITKGNDFDKNLPTHPTFVQTGAPDFSVQKELLISYVQRWITEGSAAITTDEHPFFGKMSAEDWDKLMIKHLDHHLRQFGA; the protein is encoded by the coding sequence ATGACCCTTTTTGACCTTGCAGACAATCAAACCATTGTCGCCCGTATTCAATCCCTTGAACCCAATACCCCAAACCAATGGGGCAAAATGAACGTTGCACAAATGTTGGCCCATTGCGTACAACCCATGAAAATTGCCTTTCGTGAAGTTAAATCGAAACGTGGTCTGATTGGTTTCCTGTTTGGAGGAATGGCCAAGCGCAAATACATTACCAAGGGCAACGATTTTGATAAGAACCTGCCCACCCATCCCACTTTTGTACAAACCGGGGCTCCGGATTTTAGTGTACAAAAAGAATTGTTGATCAGTTATGTACAACGCTGGATTACCGAAGGTTCAGCAGCCATTACTACTGATGAGCACCCATTTTTTGGCAAAATGTCGGCAGAAGATTGGGATAAACTCATGATCAAGCACCTCGATCACCATTTGCGTCAATTTGGGGCTTGA
- a CDS encoding LuxR C-terminal-related transcriptional regulator codes for MVKITIAETQPVFAEGIIKMLSHSAGLHLNRLTTSYPELLQTLKTNATDLLLLDAELNTTLTEERLICQIKKEFPRLKIVLFSKNLSVGFLPRLRRAGLEAYLSKNITCQELKKAIFTVLGGSGYLQESLSVALNSFNAEIDSISKIEDRRLTKREQQILGLIVEEYTNQEIAEELFISIPTVETHRKNLILKMGVRNTAGLVREAILRRCYLGFFMENHEKNKTMVFGEE; via the coding sequence ATGGTCAAAATCACAATCGCCGAAACCCAACCCGTTTTTGCGGAAGGCATCATCAAAATGCTTTCTCATTCAGCGGGACTACACCTGAACCGCCTGACAACTAGTTACCCAGAATTGTTACAGACCCTGAAAACCAACGCTACCGATTTACTCTTGCTTGATGCTGAATTGAATACTACGCTTACAGAAGAACGGCTGATCTGCCAGATAAAAAAGGAATTCCCAAGATTAAAGATTGTACTTTTTAGCAAAAATCTCAGTGTGGGATTCTTGCCACGGCTTCGTCGTGCAGGTTTAGAAGCTTATCTATCCAAAAACATTACTTGCCAGGAGTTAAAAAAAGCAATATTCACGGTATTGGGGGGAAGTGGCTATTTGCAAGAATCGCTAAGCGTTGCACTAAATTCTTTTAACGCGGAAATTGATTCCATCTCAAAAATAGAAGATAGGAGACTTACCAAACGAGAACAGCAGATTCTTGGCCTGATTGTAGAAGAATATACCAATCAGGAAATTGCGGAAGAATTGTTCATCAGCATCCCAACTGTAGAAACTCATCGAAAGAATTTAATTCTTAAAATGGGGGTTAGAAACACCGCAGGCTTGGTGAGAGAGGCCATATTGAGGCGATGCTATCTCGGGTTTTTCATGGAAAACCATGAAAAAAATAAAACGATGGTTTTTGGTGAGGAATAA
- a CDS encoding Uma2 family endonuclease translates to MAESIAPTRELRKLPDAKKVISWPDFQRRYLRREDGYKYEWVNGFVEKAPRSMNQDQYYILDNLTTLLDQLRTDNPDLGRFYAEADTFFLENIHRRPDIAYFSVEQRSNMAYGQKEKPDFLIEIISNHDTINRVVKKMQDYRAAKVKVVWHIYPELKEVHVYRGERMTVCTGEDKCSASPVIPNFELTANLIFQKPQRIEAK, encoded by the coding sequence ATGGCAGAATCGATTGCCCCTACTCGTGAACTTCGTAAACTCCCAGATGCAAAAAAAGTCATTTCATGGCCAGATTTCCAACGCCGTTACTTACGGCGTGAGGACGGCTACAAATATGAATGGGTAAATGGTTTCGTTGAAAAAGCACCTCGGTCAATGAATCAGGATCAATACTATATTCTGGATAATTTAACGACACTATTGGATCAGCTTAGAACAGATAATCCTGACCTAGGTCGTTTCTATGCAGAGGCTGATACCTTTTTTCTTGAAAACATTCACCGCAGGCCAGACATTGCTTATTTTTCTGTCGAACAACGCAGCAATATGGCGTATGGCCAAAAAGAAAAGCCTGATTTTTTAATCGAAATCATCTCCAATCACGATACCATCAATCGAGTAGTAAAAAAAATGCAAGACTATAGAGCCGCAAAAGTGAAAGTAGTTTGGCATATTTATCCTGAACTCAAGGAAGTACACGTCTATCGCGGCGAACGCATGACGGTCTGCACCGGAGAAGACAAGTGTTCTGCCTCCCCAGTAATCCCAAACTTCGAACTTACTGCCAATCTCATTTTTCAGAAACCTCAGCGAATAGAAGCCAAGTAA
- a CDS encoding DinB family protein, with amino-acid sequence MNNLIEASQALEASFAAVAALFERVDEAKINHKPTEKWSFGEEMVHLTMSTNGTGMLLSSPDERLMPSDHPSRTYDEIVAEYLEKLALNPTIGQAIADKAPKHYTVEELQANFSAAAQATLQSLTRWDESKSDQWMVWKHPLLGKMTAREMVYFTAYHTRHHLATLTVKAAN; translated from the coding sequence ATGAACAACCTAATCGAAGCAAGCCAGGCATTAGAAGCAAGTTTTGCCGCAGTAGCTGCCCTTTTTGAGCGTGTGGATGAGGCAAAAATCAACCACAAACCCACCGAAAAATGGTCGTTTGGAGAAGAGATGGTACACCTGACCATGTCCACCAATGGCACCGGAATGTTGCTTTCCAGTCCGGATGAGCGTTTGATGCCGAGTGATCACCCTTCCCGTACTTATGATGAGATTGTAGCCGAATACCTGGAAAAACTGGCGTTGAATCCCACCATCGGCCAAGCCATTGCCGATAAAGCACCAAAACACTACACCGTAGAAGAGCTGCAAGCCAATTTTTCTGCGGCGGCTCAAGCGACATTACAATCGCTTACACGTTGGGACGAGTCCAAATCTGATCAGTGGATGGTATGGAAACACCCGCTGCTGGGTAAAATGACGGCGCGGGAGATGGTGTATTTTACGGCTTACCATACCCGACATCACCTGGCTACTTTGACCGTAAAAGCAGCGAACTAG
- a CDS encoding DUF1684 domain-containing protein has product MKKAMLLILSWGMFLCCLQGQSDPLFVKKIQQHRKAYLNDFKKNPASPLGKKELKNVQFFAPDEQYMVLCQFSPTPDAEPFEMPTYSGVTKPYVQYGIAKFSLAGVDYQLSIYRSVSNTLPQYRDYLFVPFKDLSNGEYTYGGGRYLDLRIKDIVDKKLTLDFNKAYNPYCAYSDGYSCPIPPEENHLKVSIPAGEKVFMGKKKHP; this is encoded by the coding sequence ATGAAAAAAGCAATGTTATTGATCCTGTCTTGGGGGATGTTTTTGTGTTGTTTGCAGGGACAATCAGATCCCCTGTTTGTCAAAAAAATCCAGCAACACCGCAAGGCATATTTAAATGATTTCAAAAAAAATCCGGCTTCCCCTTTGGGCAAAAAGGAACTTAAAAATGTACAGTTTTTTGCCCCGGATGAGCAATATATGGTGCTTTGTCAGTTTAGTCCTACGCCTGATGCTGAACCATTTGAAATGCCTACCTACAGCGGGGTCACGAAGCCCTATGTGCAATATGGAATCGCCAAATTTAGCCTGGCCGGGGTTGATTACCAATTGAGCATTTACCGCAGTGTAAGCAATACCCTCCCCCAATACCGCGACTACCTGTTTGTCCCCTTCAAAGACCTGAGCAACGGCGAATATACCTACGGCGGAGGCCGTTACCTCGACCTCCGCATCAAGGACATTGTCGACAAGAAGTTGACGCTTGATTTCAACAAAGCGTACAATCCGTATTGTGCTTATAGCGATGGCTACAGTTGTCCCATTCCACCGGAAGAGAATCATCTGAAAGTGAGTATTCCTGCGGGTGAAAAGGTGTTCATGGGTAAAAAGAAGCACCCCTAG
- the nusG gene encoding transcription termination/antitermination protein NusG, translating to MLNEEKWHVLQVKPRSEKKVGQRLRDLGFESCVPTQKQLRKWSDRKKLIDVVLFNNYVFVATDQQRRNEVYQVGNIFGYLQFGGRAALLTDKEVAMIKQFGHISEPVSISYDGFSRYDEVEIISGSLTGFRGIVTAVNGATRLQLALPSLHCFANVELKQTEIRRVTAH from the coding sequence ATGCTTAATGAAGAGAAATGGCATGTATTACAAGTAAAACCAAGGTCGGAAAAAAAAGTAGGGCAACGCCTTCGCGATCTGGGCTTCGAATCTTGTGTCCCCACCCAAAAGCAACTCAGAAAATGGAGTGACCGTAAAAAACTCATTGACGTAGTACTCTTCAACAATTATGTATTTGTGGCTACGGACCAACAACGCCGCAACGAGGTATATCAGGTAGGCAATATCTTTGGCTATCTGCAATTTGGAGGCAGAGCTGCATTGCTAACCGATAAAGAGGTAGCAATGATTAAGCAGTTTGGGCATATTTCCGAACCTGTATCCATCAGTTACGATGGTTTTTCAAGGTATGATGAGGTGGAGATTATTTCTGGCAGTTTGACCGGCTTTCGTGGGATAGTCACGGCTGTCAATGGGGCAACACGTTTACAACTGGCTTTGCCGAGTTTGCACTGCTTCGCAAATGTGGAACTCAAACAAACGGAGATCAGGCGCGTAACCGCCCATTAA
- a CDS encoding DUF5908 family protein, whose amino-acid sequence MPLEIKELVIKVNVNEGGTTPKGGKGGQPADKKAIVAECLEQVMDVLQKKKER is encoded by the coding sequence ATGCCACTGGAAATCAAAGAATTGGTCATCAAAGTCAACGTCAATGAGGGGGGCACCACTCCGAAAGGAGGAAAAGGTGGTCAACCTGCGGACAAAAAAGCCATCGTTGCCGAATGCCTGGAGCAGGTAATGGATGTTTTGCAGAAAAAAAAGGAACGGTAA
- a CDS encoding phage tail sheath C-terminal domain-containing protein, producing MAADYKTPGVYVEEISKFPPSIAQVETAIPAFIGYTEKAQKIKVGDLLNKPTKIGSIAEYVELFGSGAKPKVINVTLDDSNNFKSATLSNQFYLFDSLRLFYANGGGDCYIVSVATYDTAGFTASEFTDDGKGIKSLETVDEPTILVFPDNSLLSTGNHYYDVYQAALLQCGKLMDRVGVFDVKRTDPLGVDFRQGIGVNNLSYGMAYSPWLVVNMPKTIGYRDFQNVLFKETVSTTLSGLTTEAAIQAQITALEQVMVDGDLVKAATNTLKAAKPSIRERFNELEATYKGAKTTANVQNLVSFLFDVARQLDTLISAGAGALTNLGFKTDIATQVTSTWKPIFGTLISHDKELAAKINAYSTRFDKPVVPTAAEWGGIFVVATSPAESVIIQASAISVADKLDQMFPSLRTVFEDINATWTGSVVNAVAKLESDRHAGLLQSSSIYKTIITGIQNTDTNIPPSGAVAGIYAFVDRTRGVWKAPANVSLSNVIRPNDSFTASQLDALNVDVNAGKSINAIRSFTGKGTLVFGARTLAGNDNEWRYVSVRRFFNMVEESTKKASEQFVFEPNDANTWVKIQAMIENFLNTLWRVGALQGGKPEQAFYVAVGLGKTMTPLDILEGRMIIEIGMAVVRPAEFIILRFSHKMAES from the coding sequence ATGGCAGCTGATTATAAAACCCCAGGTGTGTATGTGGAGGAAATATCCAAATTTCCGCCATCCATAGCACAGGTGGAAACAGCGATACCGGCATTTATTGGATATACCGAAAAGGCACAAAAAATAAAAGTCGGAGACTTACTGAATAAGCCTACCAAAATAGGTTCTATTGCTGAATACGTTGAGCTTTTTGGCTCTGGTGCGAAACCAAAAGTCATCAATGTGACACTTGATGATTCCAACAATTTCAAGTCTGCTACGCTGAGCAACCAATTCTATCTCTTCGATAGCCTACGGTTATTTTATGCCAATGGCGGGGGCGACTGCTACATCGTCTCAGTAGCAACGTACGATACAGCTGGTTTTACTGCCAGTGAGTTCACCGACGATGGAAAGGGTATTAAATCCCTCGAAACTGTGGATGAACCCACAATTTTGGTCTTTCCTGACAATTCTTTGCTCTCTACAGGTAATCACTACTATGATGTTTACCAGGCAGCATTGCTCCAATGTGGAAAATTGATGGATCGAGTAGGCGTTTTTGATGTAAAAAGAACGGATCCTTTAGGTGTGGATTTCAGACAAGGTATTGGCGTCAATAACCTGAGTTACGGTATGGCCTATTCTCCTTGGCTAGTGGTCAATATGCCAAAAACCATTGGGTATCGGGATTTTCAAAACGTTCTTTTCAAAGAAACCGTATCCACTACTCTCTCCGGACTTACTACGGAAGCAGCAATTCAAGCACAAATAACTGCTTTGGAACAAGTCATGGTCGATGGTGATTTGGTGAAAGCAGCCACCAATACCTTAAAGGCGGCAAAACCTTCGATTCGGGAGCGCTTCAATGAATTGGAGGCAACGTACAAAGGGGCGAAAACTACAGCCAATGTTCAGAATCTGGTCAGTTTTTTATTTGATGTGGCTCGCCAGTTGGACACCCTGATCAGTGCTGGAGCAGGTGCACTGACCAATCTAGGCTTCAAAACAGATATAGCGACACAAGTCACCTCAACCTGGAAACCCATATTCGGAACCTTGATTAGTCACGACAAGGAATTGGCGGCAAAAATTAACGCGTACAGTACCCGATTCGACAAGCCTGTCGTTCCAACAGCTGCAGAATGGGGGGGCATCTTTGTGGTTGCAACTTCTCCCGCCGAATCTGTCATCATCCAGGCCAGCGCCATTTCTGTGGCGGACAAACTCGATCAGATGTTTCCATCCCTCCGCACAGTTTTTGAAGACATCAATGCAACCTGGACGGGTAGTGTCGTAAACGCTGTGGCTAAACTTGAATCTGACCGTCACGCAGGTCTGCTTCAATCCTCTTCGATCTACAAGACCATTATCACCGGTATCCAGAATACCGACACAAATATACCGCCATCTGGTGCCGTCGCCGGAATTTATGCATTTGTGGACCGCACGCGTGGTGTTTGGAAAGCACCTGCGAATGTGAGCCTGAGCAACGTTATCCGCCCAAACGACAGCTTTACCGCTTCGCAATTGGATGCCCTGAATGTTGATGTAAATGCAGGTAAATCCATCAATGCCATCCGCTCATTCACAGGAAAAGGTACCCTTGTTTTTGGTGCACGCACCCTCGCAGGTAACGACAACGAGTGGCGCTACGTCTCCGTTCGTCGCTTTTTCAACATGGTAGAGGAGTCTACAAAAAAAGCATCTGAGCAGTTCGTCTTCGAACCCAACGATGCCAATACCTGGGTCAAAATACAGGCCATGATTGAAAATTTTCTGAATACACTCTGGCGGGTTGGAGCATTACAAGGTGGAAAACCGGAGCAGGCCTTCTACGTTGCCGTTGGATTGGGCAAAACGATGACACCACTTGACATTCTCGAAGGCCGTATGATCATTGAAATTGGTATGGCAGTAGTACGACCAGCTGAGTTCATTATCCTTCGCTTCTCCCATAAAATGGCAGAGTCTTAA
- a CDS encoding phage tail protein — translation MDNYYPPVSFYFRVEFGISKDTNDARFQSVSGLTVEYDMESFKEGGENRFEHKLPVRTKYSDLVLKRGLLTDSAVVDWCFKAFRNREFEPTDVTVKLLNENGDPLKSWKVVRAWPKKWSISDFNATANEVVVETLELSYRYFEEIKPSPPKA, via the coding sequence ATGGACAATTACTATCCACCGGTCAGTTTCTACTTCCGGGTAGAGTTTGGCATCAGCAAAGACACCAACGACGCCCGCTTTCAGTCCGTTTCTGGCCTCACCGTCGAATACGACATGGAATCATTCAAGGAAGGGGGCGAAAATCGTTTTGAACACAAGCTACCTGTGCGGACTAAATACAGCGACCTGGTGTTAAAAAGGGGTTTGCTCACCGATTCAGCTGTGGTGGATTGGTGTTTCAAGGCATTTCGTAACCGTGAGTTTGAACCTACGGATGTTACCGTCAAACTTTTAAACGAAAATGGCGACCCACTGAAGTCCTGGAAAGTAGTGCGGGCCTGGCCCAAAAAATGGTCCATCAGCGACTTCAATGCTACCGCAAATGAAGTTGTGGTCGAAACCCTGGAGTTGAGCTACCGCTATTTTGAGGAGATAAAACCCAGTCCACCGAAAGCTTGA